A stretch of the Arachis stenosperma cultivar V10309 chromosome 6, arast.V10309.gnm1.PFL2, whole genome shotgun sequence genome encodes the following:
- the LOC130932587 gene encoding histone deacetylase HDT1-like: MEFWGVEVKSGETLEVDPGYGKMIHLSMACLGEVKKDKGEPVTVYVKFGDQRLVIGTLTSENFPQISYDLIFEKEFELSHNWKNGSVFFTGYKAEPPLESENEEDSEEFEDIPVAAANGNSELEVKNAVKLDADEAKQKEKIGDPRKKEKANEKDANGEDEEDSSDADSDESDEDSSEDEAMANGEKGGEGEDDSDDDDDKDEDDDDDDDDESDKEETLKKAELSKKRVHESSKKTPVPEKKAKFVTPEKIDNKGGVHVATPYPTKQAIKAAANNRQLVKQQTPKLVGDYGCKDCNRLFKTEDALNSHNKAKHSAK, from the exons ATGGAGTTCTGGG GTGTTGAAGTAAAAAGCGGAGAAACTCTCGAGGTTGATCCGGGATATGGCAAGATGATCCATCTTTCAATG GCATGCCTGGGTGAGGTTAAGAAGGATAAAGGCGAACCAGTGACTGTGTATGTGAAATTTGGTGACCAGAGGCTTGTGATTGGAACACTTACTTCTGAGAACTTTCCTCAGATTTCTTATGATTTAATATTTGAGAAGGAATTTGAGCTATCACATAACTGGAAAAATGGGAGTGTCTTCTTTACTGGATATAAAGCTGAACCTCCTTTGGAATC TGAAAATGAAGAAGACTCTGAAG AGTTCGAAGATATTCCAGTTGCTGCTGCCAATG GAAATTCTGAGCTTGAGGTAAAGAATGCTGTCAAACTTGATGCCGATGAAGCTAAACAAAAGGAGAAAATAGGGGATccaagaaagaaagagaaagcaaatGAAAAGGATGCAAATGGTGAAGATGAGGAAGATTCATCTGATGCTGACTCTGATGAATCTGATGAGGATTCTAGTGAAGATGAG GCCATGGCAAATGGTGAGAAAGGTGGTGAAGGTGAAGATGactctgatgatgatgatgacaagGACGAAGATGATGACGATGACGATGACGATGAATCTGACAAGGAGGAGACACTCAAGAAG GCTGAATTGAGCAAAAAGAGGGTTCATGAATCATCCAAGAAAACACCTGTTCCAGAGAAGAAGGCAAAATTTGTTACTCCTGAAAAGATTG ACAACAAGGGTGGTGTTCATGTTGCAACTCCTTACCCAACTAAGCAGGCTATCAAGGCAGCTGCCAATAACAGGCAACTGGTGAAGCAGCAGACTCCAAAGTTAGTTGGAGACTATGGCTGCAAGGATTGCAACAG GTTGTTTAAGACAGAAGATGCCTTAAACTCCCATAACAAGGCCAAGCACAGTGCTAAGTGA